The following proteins come from a genomic window of Nocardiopsis sp. YSL2:
- a CDS encoding IS110 family transposase — protein MSFEPTTVGLDVHARSTTACAICGPTGEISTIRLSSDHTQILGWLTGLATPVRVVYEAGPTGFALARTLTGAGLDCVVAAPSKLQRPSGDRIKTDARDALHLARLLRLGEVTPVRVPTPAQEAARDLSRAREDARADLMRARHRLSKLLLRQGLLWEGKNTWSWAHHDWIARQSFTDPALQAAFEAAHEQVLMVRDRRDRLDEAITQQAADPGWAPVVERLRCLRAISTVTAFGLATEIGDWHRFTGSSIGAYVGLVPSEHSSGSRRVLGPITKTGNTHVRRLLVEAAWHHRRPYRQPTREMRARWERAPAAARSRGHAGNHRLHRRWARFDERGKKPSVAVVAIARELAGWCWALAVVQE, from the coding sequence GTGTCTTTCGAGCCTACGACCGTCGGGCTGGACGTGCACGCCCGCTCCACCACCGCGTGCGCGATCTGCGGCCCCACCGGCGAAATCAGCACCATCCGCCTGAGCAGCGACCACACCCAGATCCTCGGCTGGCTCACCGGCCTCGCGACCCCGGTCCGTGTCGTCTATGAGGCCGGGCCCACCGGCTTCGCCCTGGCCCGCACCCTGACCGGGGCCGGCCTCGACTGCGTGGTGGCCGCCCCCTCCAAACTCCAGCGCCCCAGCGGCGACCGGATCAAGACCGACGCCCGCGACGCGCTGCACCTGGCCCGCCTGCTCCGCCTCGGCGAGGTCACCCCGGTCCGGGTCCCCACCCCGGCCCAGGAAGCCGCCCGTGATCTGTCCCGGGCCCGCGAGGACGCCCGCGCCGACCTGATGCGCGCCCGCCACCGCCTGTCCAAGCTCCTGCTGCGCCAGGGTCTGCTCTGGGAGGGCAAGAACACCTGGTCCTGGGCCCACCACGACTGGATCGCCCGCCAATCCTTCACCGACCCGGCCCTGCAGGCGGCCTTCGAAGCCGCCCACGAACAGGTCCTGATGGTGCGGGACCGCCGCGACCGGTTGGATGAGGCCATCACCCAGCAGGCCGCCGACCCCGGGTGGGCGCCGGTGGTGGAGCGGCTGCGGTGCCTGCGCGCGATCTCCACTGTCACCGCGTTCGGGCTGGCCACCGAGATCGGTGACTGGCACCGCTTCACCGGGTCCAGCATCGGCGCGTATGTGGGACTGGTGCCCAGCGAGCACTCCTCGGGGTCCCGCCGTGTGCTGGGTCCGATCACCAAGACCGGCAACACCCACGTGCGCCGGCTGCTGGTGGAGGCCGCCTGGCACCACCGCCGCCCCTACCGTCAGCCCACCCGCGAGATGCGCGCCCGGTGGGAGAGGGCCCCGGCAGCGGCCAGGTCCCGGGGGCATGCGGGCAACCACCGCCTGCACCGCCGTTGGGCCCGTTTCGATGAGCGCGGCAAGAAGCCGTCGGTGGCCGTGGTCGCGATCGCCCGGGAGCTGGCCGGGTGGTGCTGGGCACTGGCCGTGGTGCAGGAGTGA
- a CDS encoding alpha-glucosidase, producing the protein MPLQPDPEWWKSSVVYQIYPSSFQDSDGDGVGDLAGVIGRLDYLKLLGVDAVWLSPIYPSPWEDNGYDISDYFDIHPRFGTLADWDRLRDGLHERGMRLVMDLVVNHTSDEHPWFTESRSSVDSEKRGYYFWRSPREDGQAPNNWGSVFSGSAWDLDEATGEYYLHLFSRRQPDLNWDDPRVRREVHEIARWWLDRGADGFRMDVVNFVSKSPGLPDGRPVGDFGSPDEHVINGPRLHEFLSEMHETVFAGRNVVTIGEMPGVDVGQARLHTNPDRHELNMVFQFEHVDVDHGPGGKFDPVPLDLRVLKSSLNRWQTELGDCGWNSLYWSNHDQPRVVSRFGDDERYRETSAKTLATTLHMLKGTPFVYQGEELGMTNAHFDDIEDYRDIETLRHYREIRASGRTTAEAVMPAIRRMSRDNARTPMQWDASANAGFTPGTPWISVNSNHTEINAQAAVDDPGSVFHHYRRIIDLRKRYPVIVHGTFAPLLEEHDSIYAYTRTLGEQILLVLANWSGEVAEVNLRPEEFGNSPQLLLGTHREPNTVLAPLRPWESRIYLGRRAK; encoded by the coding sequence ATGCCGCTGCAGCCAGACCCCGAGTGGTGGAAATCCAGTGTCGTCTACCAAATCTACCCCAGCAGTTTCCAGGACAGCGACGGGGACGGCGTAGGCGATCTGGCAGGCGTCATCGGCAGGCTCGACTATCTGAAATTGCTGGGTGTAGACGCGGTCTGGTTGTCACCTATCTATCCGTCACCTTGGGAGGACAACGGATACGATATCAGCGACTATTTTGACATCCACCCCCGTTTCGGAACGCTTGCGGACTGGGATCGGCTGCGGGACGGGTTGCACGAGCGTGGAATGCGCCTGGTAATGGACCTCGTGGTCAACCACACCAGCGATGAGCACCCCTGGTTCACCGAATCCAGATCCTCCGTCGATTCAGAGAAGCGTGGCTACTACTTCTGGCGTTCGCCGCGAGAGGACGGGCAAGCCCCCAATAACTGGGGGTCGGTCTTCTCAGGATCGGCCTGGGATTTAGATGAGGCGACCGGCGAGTACTACCTCCACCTCTTCTCCCGTCGCCAGCCCGACCTGAACTGGGACGACCCACGGGTGCGCAGGGAGGTACACGAGATCGCCCGCTGGTGGCTTGACCGAGGCGCCGACGGCTTCCGAATGGACGTCGTCAATTTCGTTTCCAAGAGCCCCGGACTACCCGACGGCCGACCCGTCGGCGACTTCGGATCTCCCGACGAACACGTCATCAACGGTCCGCGCTTGCACGAATTCCTCAGCGAGATGCACGAGACGGTCTTCGCCGGACGCAATGTCGTAACTATCGGAGAGATGCCCGGTGTCGACGTAGGCCAGGCCCGACTGCACACCAACCCCGACCGGCACGAGCTGAACATGGTCTTCCAGTTCGAGCATGTCGACGTCGACCACGGCCCCGGCGGCAAGTTCGATCCGGTTCCCCTGGATCTGAGGGTGCTCAAATCTTCCCTCAACCGCTGGCAGACCGAACTGGGCGATTGCGGCTGGAACAGCCTCTACTGGAGCAACCATGATCAGCCCCGCGTCGTTTCGCGATTCGGTGATGACGAGCGGTACCGCGAGACATCTGCCAAGACCCTGGCCACGACCCTGCACATGCTGAAGGGAACACCGTTTGTGTACCAGGGCGAAGAGCTAGGCATGACCAACGCCCACTTCGACGACATTGAAGACTACCGGGACATCGAGACGCTTCGTCACTACCGAGAAATAAGGGCCTCCGGGCGGACCACCGCCGAGGCGGTGATGCCGGCTATCAGACGGATGAGCCGAGACAACGCCCGCACGCCCATGCAGTGGGACGCTTCGGCGAATGCCGGATTCACCCCCGGCACCCCTTGGATCAGCGTTAACTCCAACCACACCGAGATCAACGCTCAGGCAGCCGTTGACGATCCTGGCTCGGTGTTCCATCATTACAGGCGGATAATCGATCTGCGCAAGCGGTATCCAGTCATCGTGCATGGCACGTTCGCGCCTCTGCTCGAGGAGCACGATTCGATCTACGCTTACACGCGGACGCTCGGTGAGCAGATCCTCCTGGTTCTTGCCAACTGGAGTGGGGAGGTGGCCGAAGTAAATCTGCGACCGGAGGAGTTCGGGAACAGCCCCCAACTCCTCCTCGGCACTCACAGGGAGCCAAACACCGTACTCGCGCCGCTACGCCCCTGGGAGTCACGCATCTATCTTGGACGCCGGGCCAAGTAA
- a CDS encoding TIGR02391 family protein, with protein sequence MEAHKNPDYLRSLSRALEDFRDALVEFLELHMTHDGPGAVGRGLAPAVFALDNADPEEIERRSAKVSRAAGRAAAVTPLTGIQVNVQGVGVIDPIVNWQSMTRPKPLVEPKELLHTCDYALGHLEGLILQAEAEMPPTVGAEAMHPTVWGASKRLWRDRHYRQAVTAAAEAVVQMVKNRTGRNDVAETSLWQETFADRAPQPGKPRLRWPGDPADNHVKNMNAGLRNFAPGVQMTIRNSSTHQLQELDEQAALERLSTLSLLARWVDECDLLEASAQSTD encoded by the coding sequence ATGGAAGCGCATAAGAACCCCGACTACCTGCGGTCACTCTCCCGTGCGTTGGAGGACTTTCGAGACGCTCTCGTTGAGTTTCTCGAACTGCACATGACTCATGACGGTCCAGGAGCCGTCGGACGTGGGCTCGCACCAGCAGTCTTCGCTCTAGATAACGCCGACCCGGAAGAGATCGAGCGCCGGTCAGCCAAGGTGTCCCGGGCAGCAGGGCGCGCGGCTGCCGTGACACCACTGACCGGAATCCAAGTGAACGTGCAGGGCGTGGGCGTCATCGACCCGATCGTGAACTGGCAGTCGATGACCAGGCCCAAACCCCTAGTGGAGCCCAAAGAGCTCCTGCACACGTGCGACTACGCACTGGGGCACTTGGAAGGGTTGATCCTCCAAGCCGAGGCGGAAATGCCCCCCACTGTAGGAGCGGAGGCAATGCACCCTACGGTGTGGGGTGCGTCCAAGCGTCTGTGGCGCGACAGGCACTATCGGCAGGCAGTGACCGCAGCTGCTGAAGCGGTCGTGCAGATGGTCAAGAACCGAACTGGACGCAACGACGTGGCCGAAACGTCTCTGTGGCAGGAGACCTTCGCGGACAGGGCCCCGCAGCCGGGCAAGCCTCGCTTGCGTTGGCCGGGAGATCCAGCCGATAATCACGTGAAAAACATGAACGCGGGCCTGCGAAACTTCGCCCCGGGCGTGCAGATGACGATCCGCAACTCCTCCACTCATCAACTTCAAGAACTAGATGAGCAAGCCGCTTTGGAGCGACTGTCCACTCTCAGTCTGCTGGCTCGGTGGGTGGACGAATGCGATTTGTTGGAGGCCTCAGCTCAATCCACGGATTGA
- a CDS encoding helix-turn-helix transcriptional regulator, whose amino-acid sequence MRRIPRTHSPSVRRRRLSAELRRLRAKSGLTLEQAAQRTGIPKSRLGRIETSDLKTVKATDLDALMDLYEITVEGTREAMHTLAREAGERGWWSRYRDIFGAHALPDFEAEASVIRTYECQVVPGLLQTPRYTDALARGTAALDDTEIKRHVDARMERQQILTRFYPPEFYAVIDEAALQRRPQDVDIMREQLEHLVEVSTRSNIHIHVLPFSAGLHAATIGSFVIMDFPEPLDPSIGFAETPTDSLFVETDPELARYNAMWHEVHNAASTPAQSREFLQGVLAALESEH is encoded by the coding sequence ATGAGACGGATACCTCGCACCCACAGCCCCAGCGTGCGCCGACGACGGCTGTCCGCGGAGCTGCGCCGCCTGCGCGCCAAGAGTGGGCTGACGCTGGAACAGGCAGCTCAGCGCACCGGCATCCCCAAGAGCCGTCTGGGCAGGATCGAGACCAGCGACCTGAAGACCGTCAAGGCCACCGACCTTGACGCCCTGATGGACCTGTACGAGATCACCGTCGAGGGCACCCGGGAAGCCATGCACACGCTCGCCCGGGAGGCCGGCGAACGCGGATGGTGGTCGCGCTACCGCGACATCTTCGGCGCGCATGCCCTGCCCGACTTCGAGGCCGAGGCGTCGGTGATCCGCACCTACGAGTGCCAGGTCGTCCCTGGCCTGCTCCAGACCCCGCGCTACACAGACGCGCTCGCCCGGGGTACTGCGGCCCTGGACGACACCGAGATCAAACGGCACGTGGATGCCAGGATGGAGCGGCAGCAGATCCTGACCCGGTTCTACCCGCCGGAGTTCTACGCCGTGATCGATGAGGCCGCGTTGCAGCGCAGGCCTCAGGATGTCGACATCATGCGTGAACAGCTCGAGCACCTGGTGGAGGTCTCGACACGGTCGAACATCCACATCCACGTCCTGCCGTTCAGCGCCGGGTTGCACGCCGCGACGATCGGCAGCTTCGTCATCATGGACTTCCCCGAGCCCCTGGACCCTTCGATCGGATTCGCCGAGACTCCTACGGATAGTCTGTTTGTAGAGACCGATCCTGAGCTGGCCCGGTACAACGCCATGTGGCACGAGGTGCACAACGCGGCGTCCACCCCGGCTCAGTCACGCGAGTTCCTCCAGGGTGTCCTGGCGGCGTTAGAGAGTGAACACTGA
- a CDS encoding DUF397 domain-containing protein, whose product MQNLSWRKSSYSGGGAQNCVEVAELPTGSAVRDSQHPDDAQLYFPVSEWRGFLAPVKNQVR is encoded by the coding sequence ATGCAGAACCTGTCGTGGCGCAAGTCCTCCTACAGCGGTGGAGGAGCGCAGAACTGCGTCGAGGTGGCGGAGCTGCCGACCGGTTCCGCCGTCCGCGACTCCCAGCACCCCGACGACGCGCAGCTCTACTTCCCCGTCTCGGAGTGGCGTGGCTTCCTCGCTCCAGTGAAGAACCAGGTCCGCTGA
- a CDS encoding extracellular solute-binding protein, with the protein MYKLETERDQLSQEERSIQEASRRRAQAELLSCWWQESPETSESGVFIQNKSGAPVYHAHIVLFSSDGRSELLKFQVGVLPPKADAEHFTVESPDGGGEDGSDFFRVRLTFTDAKGVRWERNQYGHLTDLSSEVLVQTDMSRASAINLFRDDFMNTYGVAVDFEEDVGSGAREKFIRDSLDGKLVPDAIIAPHDWIGSFADHGVLESTTLSVKHRSLFPGWALDALTYKGGLYGLPTTLDAVALIRNKELVPEVPTTVEEMITLGLALRDSGRVDEVLCLRIGDQGDPFQIWPIFSSAGGRVLGRAPEAPWDRSQVLLDSEESVNALETIGRMGERGSGILRRTMDAREALGIFCNRRSAFLISTSDGLRHARRSGVPTVVSPVPPFAEGGSAVSLTLVHGLMMARRGRSKLIAHDLFSEHLAQASVMQTLSSAVVAPAARNGINKGDTDLDVYQGLCKNGTMMPSFHDVHLMWSVLGEAQAAVVSGEPARKVAVRAASRLRAYFSANQ; encoded by the coding sequence ATGTACAAACTCGAAACGGAGAGGGATCAGCTCTCGCAAGAGGAGCGATCCATCCAAGAGGCCTCCAGGCGCAGGGCCCAGGCGGAACTCCTCAGTTGTTGGTGGCAGGAATCCCCGGAAACCAGTGAGAGCGGAGTTTTCATACAGAATAAGTCGGGCGCTCCTGTCTACCACGCGCACATCGTTCTGTTCTCGTCGGACGGCCGTTCCGAGTTACTGAAATTCCAGGTTGGGGTTCTGCCACCCAAAGCAGATGCGGAACACTTCACCGTCGAGAGCCCAGATGGAGGGGGAGAAGACGGGAGCGACTTCTTCCGTGTGAGGCTGACGTTCACGGACGCCAAAGGCGTCAGGTGGGAGAGAAACCAATATGGTCATCTAACAGATCTTTCCTCCGAAGTTCTTGTCCAAACGGACATGTCGCGCGCTTCCGCGATCAACCTATTCCGCGACGATTTTATGAACACCTATGGTGTGGCCGTGGACTTTGAAGAGGATGTCGGTTCGGGTGCCAGAGAGAAGTTCATTCGCGACTCCTTGGATGGGAAGCTGGTTCCGGATGCGATCATCGCTCCTCATGATTGGATCGGGAGCTTCGCCGACCACGGAGTATTGGAATCGACAACCCTTTCGGTCAAGCACCGGTCCCTCTTCCCTGGCTGGGCACTAGATGCGCTCACCTATAAGGGAGGGCTGTACGGACTTCCGACGACTCTCGACGCTGTCGCTCTGATCAGGAACAAGGAGTTGGTGCCCGAAGTACCCACAACGGTCGAGGAGATGATCACCCTCGGACTCGCTCTGCGAGATAGTGGCCGCGTGGACGAAGTCCTCTGCCTGAGGATCGGTGATCAGGGTGATCCGTTCCAGATATGGCCAATATTTTCCAGTGCAGGAGGGCGGGTACTAGGGCGAGCACCTGAAGCCCCCTGGGACAGGAGTCAGGTGCTTCTGGACTCTGAAGAATCCGTTAACGCACTGGAGACGATCGGACGAATGGGAGAACGCGGCTCCGGGATACTTCGCCGTACCATGGATGCTCGGGAGGCACTCGGCATATTCTGCAATCGCCGATCCGCCTTTCTGATTAGCACTTCAGACGGTCTCAGGCACGCCCGGAGATCCGGAGTTCCTACAGTAGTCAGTCCTGTCCCACCTTTCGCCGAGGGTGGCTCTGCGGTTTCCTTAACCCTGGTCCACGGCCTCATGATGGCAAGAAGAGGGAGGAGTAAGCTGATCGCCCACGACCTGTTCTCTGAGCACCTCGCTCAGGCTTCGGTCATGCAGACCCTGTCCAGTGCTGTCGTCGCACCTGCAGCTCGGAATGGAATCAACAAGGGCGACACCGATCTAGACGTCTACCAGGGGCTTTGTAAAAATGGGACTATGATGCCCTCCTTCCACGATGTCCACCTCATGTGGTCCGTTCTCGGTGAGGCTCAGGCCGCAGTCGTCTCCGGAGAACCCGCCAGGAAAGTTGCTGTTCGTGCAGCATCGAGGCTCCGTGCGTACTTCTCCGCAAACCAATGA